A genomic window from Flavobacterium azooxidireducens includes:
- a CDS encoding DUF6929 family protein: MDKFKLELFFQILGIGATSGLVFENDSLFLISDSSSFLYEYNFKTEKLDKIELFENSLESITKKDKPDFESITKIGDSILLLGSGSTEKRMISSSYHTKTKKSITTDLTKLFEKISESTRVDKENLNVEGVLKFENKWFLFQRGNGLASQNGIFVLSDSLENPSKIDFIPIILPKEKGVHATFTDAVLVEDQIYFLAAAEDSNSTYEDGVVLGSWIGTLHPSTFELLSIEKITNSNKFEGLTVYKNSKNEITFLLCEDNDSEILKADIYKLTIKKTTH; encoded by the coding sequence ATGGACAAATTTAAATTAGAGTTATTTTTTCAGATTTTGGGAATTGGAGCGACTTCAGGTTTGGTGTTTGAAAATGATTCGCTTTTTTTAATTTCTGATTCAAGTTCGTTTTTGTATGAATATAATTTTAAGACTGAAAAATTAGACAAAATTGAACTTTTTGAAAATAGTTTGGAATCTATTACTAAGAAAGATAAACCTGATTTTGAATCGATTACAAAAATTGGCGATTCAATTTTGCTTTTGGGATCGGGTTCGACTGAAAAGCGAATGATATCATCATCTTATCATACAAAAACGAAGAAATCAATAACTACTGATTTAACTAAATTATTCGAAAAAATTTCTGAATCGACAAGAGTTGACAAAGAAAATTTGAATGTTGAGGGTGTTTTGAAATTTGAAAACAAATGGTTTTTATTTCAGCGAGGAAATGGATTGGCAAGTCAGAATGGTATTTTTGTTTTAAGTGATTCACTTGAAAATCCTAGTAAAATTGATTTTATTCCGATTATTTTACCAAAAGAAAAAGGCGTTCATGCTACTTTTACCGATGCGGTTTTGGTTGAGGATCAAATTTATTTTTTGGCTGCGGCCGAAGATTCAAATTCTACTTATGAAGATGGTGTTGTTTTAGGAAGTTGGATTGGAACATTACATCCTTCCACTTTTGAATTATTATCTATTGAAAAAATAACTAACTCAAATAAATTCGAAGGATTAACGGTTTACAAAAATTCAAAAAACGAAATCACTTTCTTACTTTGTGAAGACAATGATTCAGAAATTTTGAAAGCTGATATTTACAAATTAACCATAAAAAAAACCACTCATTAG
- a CDS encoding translocation/assembly module TamB domain-containing protein: MKKNLKKVARILLWIIGSIVLTFLLLVILLQVPAVQNFVKDKAVSYLEDKIKTKVSIDRIEIGLPKNVIVEGIYLQDQQKDTLLYGEKVLVNISLFKLISSKVDIENVELTGVVANINRNSEGEFNFDYIIKAFASEEPKPESEPTEISLDKINLNNIRFTFDDALTQNDFKLNLGHFNTRIKTFDLENLDFEVPKIEIDGLKLQLKQGIAQVLQNTEEVVEDVKNEPNLKLKIGEVDLGKIDIRFESESNQLKTGLAFQKLVVNFNEIDLQKQFIDIASFDLKQTKANLVLGKIEEQVTKEPSTETASNNWKFKLDKILVEKLDFQFDDEKSSPIAKGIDYKHLHLQNLNLDASKLNYATENMAANVHSFQVNDKSGLEIQSFSTDFKMTPTGISLEKLAIKTPQTEIKNKLVIGFPSLESISEDPSTISLDARLLQTKIAFQDLLLFAPQLAQDNPFKSHPNAILLLNTELSGKLDNLEIPFFEISGIGQTNASLSGRIVGLPDIEKTYFDLAIDQFQSSSKDVLTFVPPNTIPSNIELPTTFNLNGNFKGLINDFATNLNLKSSFGDAKVVAIFDQSKKGNEQYDAQIDLTEFDLGKLIKNDSIGKLTLKADVKGIGLDPKTASADADLEVIKATYNSYTYQNVSLKGAIQNGDFEITTASQDPNITFDGIASGSFKTEYPTGKLKLNLEMVDLEKLNFMEKPFRFKGIVEANMASTDIDFLNGEVVLHEFILANEKEQFVLDSVKILAESTVENNSIKLESQFVDAAILGKYKLSKIGESLSNSIQKYYNSSGNPSVKNSEEQHFAFNVEVKNTPMLQKIVPDLISLETISIDGRYNTVNDSIIMKGRIPLVKYGKITVSNAIIDLNTEENALVYNLEVDDIQSEQFQIPHTIVSGKVENNVVNYALQLLDAKDEERYYLAGTLEAKNGINEVSLDSEKLILNYNEWQLAADNLIRFGQLGINASNFDLSKGENKLTIQSETSDMSSPIAIDFENFEIETLTSFAQQSQLEMTGKINGNANVRDISSTPIFTSDLTIENFTFKKDTVGDVKLKINNETASTFNAEVSITSQDNKVDLNGFYRTSDSSFDMKLAIERLNLKSIQGFTMGNLTNGTGFFTGNFDISGTVDKPNVVGTLDFNDIGFKVTSLNSSFKSINDQIKFTGESIVFDNFGIKDEKDNDLNINGRILTSTFQDFRFDLAVVADNFKAINSTAKDSDLYYGELYIDTKLDIKGDLNSPVINGSLKVNKDTKFTVVLPQSDPSIADREGIVEFIDPNTVKLFDDTITMKDSLNTTDIRGILAAVNIEIDKEAEFSIIIDKANGDFLRLKGEAQLSGGIDPSGKTTLTGRYEFTEGSYEMNFNLIKRKFEIKPGSYILWTGEPTSANISITAVYKTETSPLDLVSDQLGAVTDEVRTRYLQRIPFETELIMTGEIMKPNISFDIVLPDGNNSVSADIINMTQAKLAQLRQQPDELNKQVFALLLLNRFVSENTFASSGGPSAESLARDSASKILSQQLNNLAGDLIKGVEMEFDLDSSDDFTTGQRETKTDLNVALSKKLLDDRLKITVGSSFGLEGPQQENQDATNIAGDISAEYQLSKDGRYRVKAYRKNLYQVALLGEVVETGVAFIITIDYNKFREIFSKKKEENSKK; encoded by the coding sequence TTGAAAAAGAACTTAAAAAAAGTAGCACGAATTTTACTTTGGATAATTGGTTCCATCGTGCTAACCTTTCTTCTTTTAGTAATTTTACTTCAAGTTCCTGCCGTGCAAAATTTTGTAAAAGATAAGGCTGTTTCTTATCTCGAAGACAAAATTAAAACCAAAGTTTCCATCGACCGAATCGAAATCGGTTTACCCAAAAACGTCATCGTCGAAGGAATTTATCTCCAAGATCAACAAAAAGACACGCTTTTATATGGCGAAAAAGTGTTGGTCAACATCAGCTTGTTCAAACTAATCAGCAGTAAAGTCGATATCGAAAATGTTGAATTAACCGGAGTGGTAGCCAACATCAATCGAAATAGTGAAGGCGAATTCAATTTTGATTACATCATCAAAGCTTTCGCTTCCGAAGAACCAAAACCGGAATCAGAACCAACCGAAATTTCGTTAGACAAAATCAATTTAAACAACATTCGTTTTACGTTTGACGATGCGTTAACACAAAACGATTTCAAACTTAATTTAGGTCATTTCAACACGCGAATTAAAACTTTTGATTTAGAAAATTTAGATTTCGAAGTACCAAAAATCGAAATTGATGGCTTAAAACTTCAACTTAAACAAGGCATCGCACAAGTGCTTCAAAATACCGAAGAAGTTGTAGAAGATGTCAAAAACGAACCCAACTTAAAATTAAAAATAGGTGAAGTTGATTTAGGAAAAATTGATATACGTTTCGAAAGCGAATCCAATCAATTAAAAACCGGATTAGCGTTTCAAAAATTAGTGGTAAATTTCAATGAAATTGATTTACAAAAGCAATTCATCGATATCGCTTCCTTCGATTTAAAACAAACCAAAGCCAATCTCGTTTTAGGAAAAATTGAAGAACAAGTAACTAAAGAACCATCAACTGAAACCGCATCCAACAATTGGAAATTTAAACTCGACAAAATTTTAGTTGAAAAATTAGACTTTCAATTCGATGATGAAAAATCATCTCCAATTGCTAAAGGAATCGATTACAAGCATCTTCATCTTCAAAACTTAAACCTTGATGCTTCGAAGCTAAATTACGCCACCGAAAATATGGCGGCTAACGTTCATTCATTTCAAGTGAATGACAAAAGTGGTCTGGAAATTCAGTCGTTTTCTACCGATTTCAAGATGACTCCAACCGGTATTTCGCTTGAAAAATTAGCCATAAAAACACCACAAACCGAAATTAAAAATAAGTTAGTGATTGGTTTTCCTTCGCTAGAATCCATTAGCGAAGATCCATCAACTATTTCGCTTGATGCTCGACTTTTACAAACCAAAATAGCCTTTCAAGATTTGTTGCTTTTTGCTCCGCAATTGGCTCAGGATAATCCGTTTAAAAGTCATCCAAACGCTATTTTGTTATTAAATACAGAACTTTCAGGAAAATTAGACAACCTCGAAATTCCATTTTTTGAAATCAGCGGAATTGGGCAAACCAATGCTTCACTTTCGGGTAGAATCGTTGGTTTGCCTGATATTGAAAAAACGTATTTCGATCTTGCGATAGATCAATTTCAATCTTCTTCCAAAGATGTGTTGACATTTGTTCCACCGAATACGATTCCATCCAACATCGAACTTCCAACCACATTTAACCTCAATGGAAATTTCAAAGGATTAATCAATGATTTTGCAACCAATTTGAATTTAAAAAGCAGTTTCGGAGATGCAAAAGTGGTTGCTATTTTTGATCAATCCAAAAAAGGAAACGAACAGTATGATGCTCAAATTGACTTGACGGAATTTGATTTAGGAAAATTAATTAAAAATGATTCCATCGGAAAATTAACTTTAAAAGCCGATGTAAAAGGTATTGGTTTAGACCCCAAAACAGCTTCCGCAGATGCCGATTTAGAGGTGATTAAAGCGACTTACAATTCATACACTTACCAAAATGTTTCGCTAAAAGGAGCAATCCAAAATGGCGATTTTGAAATCACAACTGCAAGTCAAGATCCAAATATCACATTTGACGGAATTGCTTCAGGAAGTTTCAAAACCGAATACCCAACCGGAAAATTGAAGTTAAATTTGGAAATGGTTGATTTGGAAAAACTCAATTTTATGGAGAAACCATTCCGATTCAAAGGAATTGTTGAAGCCAATATGGCTTCCACCGACATTGATTTTTTGAATGGTGAAGTGGTGTTGCACGAATTTATTTTAGCCAACGAAAAGGAGCAATTTGTATTAGATTCAGTTAAAATTTTAGCAGAATCAACCGTTGAAAATAATAGTATAAAACTTGAATCTCAATTTGTAGATGCGGCCATTTTAGGAAAATATAAATTATCAAAAATTGGCGAATCGCTTTCAAATTCTATTCAAAAATATTATAATTCATCCGGAAATCCATCTGTAAAAAATTCAGAAGAGCAACATTTTGCTTTTAATGTTGAGGTGAAAAATACACCAATGCTGCAAAAAATTGTTCCGGATTTAATCAGTTTAGAAACAATTTCAATCGATGGGAGATACAATACTGTGAACGATTCCATCATTATGAAAGGCAGAATTCCATTAGTGAAATATGGAAAAATTACAGTTTCAAATGCTATAATCGATTTGAATACAGAAGAAAATGCGTTGGTTTATAATTTAGAAGTTGATGATATTCAAAGCGAACAATTTCAAATTCCACACACGATTGTAAGCGGAAAAGTTGAAAATAATGTGGTGAATTATGCTTTACAATTGCTGGATGCGAAAGATGAAGAACGTTATTATTTAGCCGGAACTTTAGAAGCAAAAAATGGTATCAACGAAGTGAGTTTAGATTCAGAAAAGCTTATTCTAAATTACAATGAGTGGCAATTGGCAGCCGATAATCTCATTCGTTTTGGGCAACTAGGAATTAATGCATCCAATTTTGATTTGTCAAAAGGAGAAAATAAATTAACCATTCAATCGGAAACCAGCGATATGAGTTCTCCAATCGCCATCGATTTTGAGAATTTTGAGATTGAAACCTTAACCAGTTTCGCTCAACAAAGTCAGTTAGAAATGACCGGAAAAATCAATGGAAATGCCAATGTTAGAGATATAAGTTCCACACCAATTTTTACTTCCGATTTAACGATTGAAAACTTTACTTTCAAAAAAGATACTGTTGGCGATGTTAAATTAAAAATAAACAATGAAACCGCTTCGACTTTCAATGCAGAAGTTTCGATTACAAGCCAAGATAACAAAGTAGATTTGAATGGTTTTTATCGCACCAGCGACAGTAGTTTTGATATGAAATTAGCCATTGAACGATTGAATTTAAAGAGTATTCAAGGTTTCACAATGGGCAATTTGACAAATGGAACGGGTTTTTTTACAGGAAATTTTGATATTTCAGGAACAGTTGACAAACCAAATGTAGTTGGAACGTTAGATTTTAATGACATTGGATTTAAAGTTACATCGCTCAATTCCAGTTTTAAATCCATTAATGATCAAATTAAATTTACAGGAGAATCAATCGTTTTTGACAATTTTGGAATTAAAGATGAAAAAGACAATGATTTAAATATTAATGGCAGGATTTTGACTTCCACTTTTCAAGATTTTAGATTTGATTTAGCCGTTGTAGCCGATAATTTCAAAGCTATTAATTCTACTGCAAAAGACAGTGATTTGTATTATGGCGAATTGTATATCGATACGAAATTAGACATCAAAGGTGATTTGAATAGTCCGGTTATCAACGGAAGTTTAAAAGTAAATAAAGACACAAAATTTACTGTTGTTTTGCCACAGTCCGACCCTTCCATTGCTGATCGCGAGGGAATTGTTGAATTCATCGACCCTAATACAGTCAAATTATTTGATGATACGATTACGATGAAAGATTCACTCAACACAACTGATATTCGTGGAATTTTAGCCGCAGTTAACATCGAAATTGATAAAGAAGCCGAATTTTCCATCATCATTGATAAAGCAAATGGAGATTTCTTGAGATTGAAAGGAGAAGCTCAACTGAGTGGTGGAATTGATCCTTCAGGAAAAACAACCTTGACAGGAAGATATGAATTTACCGAAGGAAGTTATGAAATGAATTTCAATTTAATCAAGCGAAAATTTGAAATTAAACCCGGCAGTTATATTCTTTGGACAGGTGAGCCAACTTCCGCAAACATCAGTATTACGGCAGTTTACAAAACAGAAACTTCTCCATTAGATTTGGTAAGCGATCAATTAGGAGCTGTTACAGACGAGGTACGAACTCGTTATTTGCAACGCATTCCGTTTGAAACCGAGTTAATTATGACAGGAGAAATCATGAAACCCAACATTTCTTTTGATATTGTTCTACCAGATGGAAATAATAGTGTTTCTGCAGATATTATCAACATGACGCAAGCAAAATTAGCTCAATTGCGTCAACAACCCGATGAATTGAACAAACAGGTTTTTGCATTGTTATTATTAAATCGATTTGTGAGCGAAAACACATTTGCATCATCGGGCGGACCATCTGCTGAATCATTAGCCAGAGATAGTGCCAGTAAAATTTTATCGCAACAGCTTAACAATTTAGCTGGAGATTTAATCAAAGGAGTTGAGATGGAATTTGATTTAGATTCATCAGACGATTTTACCACCGGACAGCGTGAAACCAAGACAGATTTAAATGTTGCTCTGTCAAAAAAATTGTTAGACGATCGTTTAAAAATTACAGTTGGTAGTAGTTTTGGATTAGAAGGACCACAGCAAGAAAATCAAGATGCAACTAATATTGCGGGCGATATTTCAGCGGAATATCAATTGTCTAAAGATGGTCGTTATCGCGTAAAAGCATATCGTAAAAACTTATACCAAGTGGCTTTGTTAGGTGAAGTAGTTGAAACCGGTGTGGCATTCATCATCACGATTGACTATAATAAATTCAGAGAAATTTTCAGCAAGAAAAAAGAAGAGAATTCAAAAAAGTAA
- a CDS encoding PPK2 family polyphosphate kinase — translation MKNIKPEHFRVDSEISLSQTPTFLDIQTSEKKKEKILQKTREKLSKLQDTMYAHNRYGVLICLQGMDTAGKDSLIREVFKEFNARGVVVHSFKTPNSNELEHDYLWRHYIALPEKGKFAVFNRTHYENVLVTRVHPEYILNENIPGIETVEDITPEFWENRFESINAFEKHIASNGVIILKFYLHLSKEEQRQRLLRRLETEKHNWKFSPGDLKERALWNDYQNCYEDAINRTSKPHAPWYIVPADNKETSRYIVAKTILEELQKYTEIKEPELEDKVKDNIKMYHDLLKSEE, via the coding sequence ATGAAAAATATAAAACCGGAACATTTCAGAGTCGATTCCGAAATCAGCTTATCCCAAACACCCACTTTTTTAGACATCCAAACTTCTGAAAAAAAGAAGGAAAAAATACTCCAAAAAACCCGTGAAAAGTTGAGCAAATTACAAGATACTATGTATGCTCACAACCGCTACGGCGTTCTCATTTGTTTGCAAGGAATGGACACTGCCGGAAAAGACAGCCTCATTCGCGAAGTATTCAAAGAATTTAACGCTCGCGGCGTGGTGGTTCACAGTTTTAAAACACCCAATTCAAACGAATTGGAACACGATTATTTATGGCGGCATTACATTGCACTTCCCGAAAAAGGAAAATTCGCCGTCTTCAACCGAACGCATTATGAAAACGTACTCGTAACCCGAGTTCACCCCGAATACATTCTCAATGAAAACATTCCTGGCATCGAAACCGTCGAAGACATCACACCCGAATTCTGGGAAAATCGTTTTGAAAGCATCAACGCATTCGAAAAACACATCGCTTCAAATGGCGTAATCATCCTCAAATTCTACCTTCATCTCAGCAAGGAAGAGCAACGTCAACGTCTACTTCGCCGACTGGAAACCGAGAAACACAACTGGAAATTTTCACCCGGTGATCTAAAAGAACGTGCGTTGTGGAACGACTATCAAAATTGCTATGAAGACGCCATCAATCGTACCTCAAAACCGCATGCACCTTGGTATATTGTTCCGGCAGACAACAAAGAAACATCACGTTATATCGTAGCAAAAACCATTCTTGAAGAGCTTCAAAAATACACCGAAATCAAGGAACCCGAACTAGAAGACAAAGTAAAAGACAATATCAAAATGTATCACGATTTGCTAAAATCAGAAGAATAG
- the pdxH gene encoding pyridoxamine 5'-phosphate oxidase — translation MEDLSNYRKSYEKSELLETNIPEDPINLFHRWFYETEEQSDIEEVNAMTVSTIGLDGFPKSRVVLLKKFNEEGFIFYTNYESEKGKAIEANPKLCLSFFWHSMERQVIIKGIAEKTTSSISDGYFDSRPDGSKLGAIVSNQSTVIESRNVLEEKLKELEQKFQGKEIPRPAFWGGFLVRPQEVEFWQGRPNRLHDRIRYQLQNDYSWKIERLSP, via the coding sequence ATGGAAGATCTCAGCAATTACCGAAAATCATACGAAAAAAGCGAACTTTTGGAAACCAACATTCCCGAAGATCCAATCAATTTATTTCACCGTTGGTTTTATGAAACCGAAGAACAAAGTGATATCGAAGAAGTCAATGCAATGACAGTTTCCACAATTGGATTAGATGGTTTTCCAAAATCCCGCGTTGTTTTACTCAAAAAATTCAACGAAGAAGGATTTATTTTTTATACGAATTATGAATCCGAAAAAGGAAAAGCTATCGAAGCTAATCCTAAACTTTGTTTATCTTTTTTTTGGCATTCGATGGAAAGACAAGTCATTATTAAAGGAATTGCAGAAAAAACCACTTCATCAATCTCCGATGGATATTTTGATTCTCGTCCGGACGGAAGCAAGTTAGGAGCTATTGTTTCCAATCAAAGTACGGTAATCGAATCAAGAAACGTTTTGGAAGAAAAATTAAAAGAACTTGAACAAAAATTTCAAGGAAAAGAAATTCCTCGACCTGCTTTTTGGGGCGGATTTTTGGTTCGTCCGCAAGAAGTTGAATTTTGGCAAGGAAGACCAAATCGTCTTCATGATCGAATTCGATATCAACTTCAAAATGATTATTCTTGGAAAATCGAAAGATTATCACCTTAA
- the tamL gene encoding translocation and assembly module lipoprotein TamL, producing the protein MKNLNKLYIFSLIAFFASCSNTRFLPEGELLYTGAKVKVEGDSLSKSEKKDLKAQLNELPRPKPNSSILGLKPKLYFYNIAGEPKKEKGFRHWLRNTVGEAPVLFSQVDRQYNQDVLQNYAENSGYFNAETTSDSTRRNKKASVVYTIKPKKQYVIRNVTFPDDSTQLAKDIRDATRRSRLRPKRGYSLEAIKEERIRIDSRLKEKGYYFFNADYLLIQADTTVAPHEVDLNVKIKENIPDLAKKQFRIKDIFVYPNYTIQNDSIRIASDSVVRHNDFTIIDPENLFEPRIFDRTLYFKKNDLYNRTDHNLSLNRLVNMGTFKFVKNEFKVADTTGNYLNTFYYLTPMPKKSIRTELLAKTNSANYTGTELNVNWSNRNTFKGAELLTISAFGGMEVQVSGQNNGFNVYRVGTEASLIWPRIIAPFKFESASGFVPKTKATIGYEFQKRSKLYSLQTFKGSFGYLWKENERKEHHLNVTEITYTSPQNVTQLYQDQIDINPTLERIIDRQLIFGPTYAYTYTNTMQRRKKNTFYYRGSVDFSGNITGLITGANVKNDKQVEIFNVPFSQFIKIENEFRHYFRLGKESQIASRLIVGAGFAYGNSEEMPFIKQFFIGGTNSIRAFRARSIGPGTYDNSMNAGVFLPDESGDVKLEFNTEYRAQIYNFIKGAVFIDVGNIWLMNDNPDKPGSKFSKDFLNELAVGTGVGLRFDFSFLVLRTDFAFPIRKPYLPDGQRWVLDDINFGSGTWRKENLVFNLAIGYPF; encoded by the coding sequence ATGAAGAATTTGAATAAACTATATATTTTTTCCCTTATTGCATTTTTTGCTTCTTGCAGCAACACGCGTTTTTTGCCTGAAGGCGAATTGTTATACACCGGAGCAAAAGTAAAAGTAGAAGGTGACAGCCTATCCAAAAGTGAAAAAAAGGATTTAAAAGCTCAGTTAAATGAATTACCTCGTCCAAAACCGAATTCATCTATTTTAGGTTTAAAACCGAAATTATATTTTTACAATATTGCCGGCGAACCAAAAAAAGAAAAAGGATTTCGGCATTGGTTGAGAAATACGGTTGGCGAAGCACCGGTTTTATTTAGTCAGGTAGATCGTCAATATAACCAAGATGTTTTACAGAATTATGCTGAAAATAGTGGTTATTTCAATGCTGAAACAACATCCGATTCGACTAGAAGAAATAAAAAAGCGAGTGTTGTTTATACTATTAAACCCAAAAAGCAGTATGTTATTAGAAATGTAACTTTTCCGGATGATTCTACCCAGTTGGCAAAAGATATCAGAGATGCTACAAGAAGAAGCCGCTTACGTCCAAAGCGAGGCTACAGTTTAGAAGCTATCAAAGAAGAGCGAATTCGCATTGATTCCCGTTTGAAAGAAAAAGGGTATTATTTTTTTAATGCTGATTATTTATTAATTCAAGCCGACACAACTGTGGCTCCACATGAAGTGGATTTAAACGTAAAAATCAAAGAAAATATTCCGGATTTGGCTAAAAAACAATTTCGCATCAAAGATATTTTCGTTTATCCGAATTATACAATTCAAAATGACAGTATCCGAATTGCCTCGGATTCCGTTGTTAGACATAATGATTTTACGATTATTGATCCCGAAAATTTGTTTGAACCAAGAATTTTTGATCGAACATTATATTTCAAAAAAAATGATTTGTATAACAGAACAGATCACAATTTGTCATTAAATCGATTGGTGAATATGGGAACTTTTAAGTTTGTGAAAAATGAATTTAAAGTAGCCGATACTACCGGAAATTATCTGAATACATTTTATTATTTAACGCCAATGCCAAAGAAATCCATTCGAACGGAATTGTTGGCAAAAACCAATTCGGCCAATTATACCGGAACTGAGTTGAATGTAAATTGGAGTAACAGAAACACTTTTAAAGGAGCAGAATTGTTAACCATCTCCGCTTTTGGTGGGATGGAAGTACAAGTTTCCGGACAAAATAATGGCTTCAATGTCTATCGTGTTGGAACCGAAGCCAGTTTAATTTGGCCAAGAATAATTGCTCCGTTTAAATTTGAATCGGCTAGCGGATTCGTTCCGAAAACAAAAGCAACTATTGGTTATGAATTTCAAAAACGAAGTAAATTATATTCTCTTCAAACGTTCAAAGGTTCTTTTGGTTATTTATGGAAAGAAAATGAACGAAAAGAACATCATTTAAATGTGACTGAAATCACGTATACTAGTCCTCAAAACGTAACGCAATTGTATCAAGATCAGATTGATATTAATCCGACATTAGAACGAATAATTGATAGACAATTGATTTTTGGACCAACGTATGCATACACGTACACCAACACAATGCAACGAAGAAAAAAAAATACTTTTTACTACAGAGGAAGTGTTGATTTTTCAGGAAACATAACCGGATTAATAACCGGAGCAAACGTAAAAAATGATAAACAAGTTGAAATTTTTAACGTTCCATTCAGTCAGTTTATAAAAATTGAAAATGAATTTCGTCATTATTTTAGATTAGGAAAAGAATCCCAAATAGCCAGTCGATTAATTGTTGGTGCCGGATTTGCTTACGGAAATTCGGAAGAAATGCCATTTATAAAACAATTTTTTATCGGCGGAACCAATAGTATTCGTGCGTTCAGAGCTCGTTCTATCGGCCCCGGAACGTATGATAACTCTATGAATGCAGGTGTTTTTTTACCGGATGAATCTGGTGATGTTAAATTGGAGTTTAATACGGAATATCGTGCTCAAATTTATAATTTCATAAAAGGAGCTGTCTTTATCGATGTCGGAAATATTTGGTTGATGAATGACAATCCGGACAAACCGGGTTCTAAGTTTTCAAAAGATTTTTTAAATGAACTTGCTGTTGGAACCGGAGTTGGACTTCGTTTTGATTTTTCATTTTTAGTATTGCGAACAGACTTTGCATTTCCGATTAGAAAACCTTATTTACCGGACGGTCAGCGTTGGGTTTTAGATGATATAAATTTCGGAAGCGGAACGTGGCGAAAAGAAAATTTAGTATTCAATTTAGCCATTGGTTATCCGTTTTAA
- a CDS encoding DUF721 domain-containing protein, which produces MAKRLNNESPISDVLKAFIENNKLQSGMDKIDVEKAWKDLMGNGVNTYTKEVILKGATLYVTLTSAVLREELSHGKQKIITMLNDELRKDVVKELVLR; this is translated from the coding sequence ATGGCCAAACGATTAAACAACGAAAGCCCGATTTCTGACGTACTCAAAGCGTTTATTGAAAACAATAAACTCCAATCTGGTATGGACAAAATCGACGTCGAAAAAGCGTGGAAAGACCTTATGGGAAACGGCGTAAACACCTACACCAAAGAAGTTATCCTTAAAGGAGCAACACTCTATGTCACACTAACATCTGCCGTTTTGCGAGAAGAACTCAGTCACGGAAAACAAAAAATCATCACGATGCTCAACGACGAATTGCGAAAAGATGTGGTGAAGGAGTTGGTTTTGAGGTAG
- a CDS encoding lipocalin family protein, with translation MKQLFYSLIFSIVLISCQEKVSPDSISKITGYWEIQKVQLPDGQEKEYKINETIDYIEWKNNTGFRKKVKPQFDGKYLTNDELETIEIKDSSGIFLIHYKTDFAQWSEEILTLTDSILVLKNKQDLEYHYKRFKPISIQ, from the coding sequence ATGAAACAGCTTTTTTATTCCCTTATTTTTTCAATTGTATTGATTTCTTGTCAAGAAAAGGTTTCCCCCGATTCCATTTCAAAAATAACCGGTTATTGGGAAATTCAAAAAGTACAATTGCCTGATGGTCAAGAAAAAGAGTATAAAATTAATGAAACCATTGATTATATCGAATGGAAAAACAATACCGGTTTCAGAAAAAAAGTAAAACCGCAGTTTGATGGTAAATATCTAACCAATGATGAGTTGGAAACCATTGAAATTAAAGACAGTTCCGGTATTTTCTTAATTCATTATAAAACCGATTTTGCCCAATGGAGCGAAGAAATTTTAACGTTAACCGATAGCATTTTAGTCCTCAAAAACAAGCAAGATTTAGAATATCATTACAAACGATTCAAACCCATTTCTATCCAATAA
- a CDS encoding CAP domain-containing protein produces MKAKMFRALLPFAIVFTLISCSSDASEDAAVTPIVENFSYNEVELDLMNKINEHRVSVGLNPLEKINHISFKSSEHNDYMIENDVVGHQYFDQRASNIKQVLGAVQVSENVAYNYQSNAGVLNAWLLSDGHKNNIEGDFTHFGISVKTNPTTGKKYYTNIFMKR; encoded by the coding sequence ATGAAAGCAAAAATGTTTAGAGCATTGTTGCCATTCGCAATTGTGTTCACTTTGATCTCATGTTCTTCTGATGCTTCTGAAGATGCAGCCGTAACGCCAATCGTTGAGAATTTTTCATACAACGAAGTTGAATTAGATTTGATGAATAAAATCAATGAGCATAGAGTTAGCGTTGGGTTAAACCCATTAGAAAAAATTAATCATATTTCATTCAAATCGTCTGAACATAATGATTATATGATTGAAAATGATGTAGTGGGTCACCAATATTTTGACCAAAGAGCTAGCAACATCAAACAAGTTTTGGGAGCTGTTCAAGTAAGTGAAAATGTAGCATACAACTATCAATCAAATGCAGGTGTTTTAAACGCTTGGTTATTGAGCGACGGACATAAAAACAATATCGAAGGAGATTTTACACATTTCGGAATATCAGTTAAAACAAATCCAACCACAGGAAAAAAATACTACACCAACATTTTTATGAAAAGGTAA